Within the Rhodothermales bacterium genome, the region GAGGCGCCCACGCTCTTCATGGAGTTCAGCGGGACGCGGGAGGAGGTGGAAGGCCAGCTGCGGCAGGTGGAGGCGCTGGTGCGCGCCGGCGGCGGGAGGGATTTTACGTGGGCGTCGGATGCCGGGGAGCGGGCGGCGCTCTGGCATGCCCGGCACAATGCGCACTACGCGGCGAAGGGGCTGCGCCCCGGGGCGCGGTCCAAGGGGACCGACGTGTGCGTGCCGCTCTCGCGCCTGGCCGAATGCCTCGCGCGCGTCCAGGCCGATATGGCCGGCACCTTCCTCATGGCGCCGCTCGTGGGCCACGTGGGAGACGGCAATTTTCATCTGCAGTACCTCATCGACCCCGAGCGCCCCGAGGAAGTCGCCGAATCCGAGCGGTTGCACGAGCAGCTGGTCCGCCACGCGCTCGAACTGGGCGGCACGTGCTCGGGCGAACACGGCGTGGGGCTCGGCAAGACGCGATTCATGGCCGCCGAGCACGGCGAAGCCCTGCACGTCTTGCACACGATCAAGCAGGCGCTGGACCCTGCGGGGTTGCTAAATCCGGGGAAGATGCTGCCGCCGGCGTGAATCGGCGCGCCGGCCGCGGTCGATTTTAACCGGGCCGCCGTCCGTGTTATACTCCGCCGTTTATCGTATCATACGCCGATTCGTTCGCCAGACCTTCCTTCCGGTGCAACTATGGGATCATGCGATGGCGTACATAACGAGGCACTCCCACCCACGCAGCCTCGCCTCGATGACGGGATTTTCGGGCGTTGAGGGGTTGAGACTCCAGAGCTTCCATGGCGATCAATAGTGACACCGTTCATTTCGTAAAGGCCTTTCTCCGGAACCCGGTCGGCGTCGGCTCCATCGTCCCCAGTGCGGCCGAACTGGCTGCCGCGATGATCGACGACGTTTTTGTGGAGCCGGGGGATGTCGTGCTCGAACTGGGGCCTGGCACCGGGGCCTTTACCCGGCACATCCACCGCATGCTGCCCGCCGGGGCGCGTTATCTGGGCATCGAGTGCGAGGGGCGGTTTGTCACCCTCTTGCGGCAGCGGTATCCTGATTTCTCGTTCGTCCAGGGCATGGCGGAAGATGCGCCGCGGCATCTCGAGGAGGCCGGCATGGGGCAGGCGAAACTCATCATATCGAGCCTCCCGTTCGCGAGCTTCGCGTCGCAGGTGCGCAACGCCATCATCACCAGCATCGACGACCTGATGGCACCGGGTTCCGTCTTTCGCACGTTCCAGTACGTACACGCCTACCCGCTGCCGACGGCCGTTCGTTTCCGGCGAAGCATGGAAGAGCGTTTCGGCGCCTGTCACCGGAGCCCGGCCATCCTCCCCAATGTCCCGCCGGCGTTCGTGTTGACGTGGGTGCGCTGATCGGTTTCGACAAGACAGAAAGCGGCCGTACGGACGCCGGTGCTTGGGTCAACAACGCATGCTTGCCAGGGCAAGAATAAACCGGGTATCCGCAGGCCGCTCTCTGATTCGGGGAGAGTACAGTGTAGGAAGGATAGGCCGCCGGCGGTATCCCGTGAATACGTCATTTTAGGTGCTGCGAACCTGCTTTCAACTTTTCTCGCTCCGGGAACACGCGTCGCCGGGCTATGGTAAAGAGGGCATGAAACGATGTCTCTGATAGCTCATCCAGAAGGGTGGAGGGATTAGGCCCTGTGAAACCCTGGCAACCGTCCGTTCGCAGTAATTGAACGGGAAAGGTGCTACGTCCTACCTCAGGTGAGGGAAGATGAGCGGGAGAGAGTGTCACGCGACAGCGTCTGGCTGCAGCTTGCCTCTTCCGCTACCGTACGGGAGGGGTTTTTTTATGCCCCCACATCGTCTTCGCGCTTCTGAGTGAGCATCGCCCATTGGCGGAGCCGGCCGCTCCGCCTTGTTCCAGACCGTGCATGCCTCAAACGCTGATCCTGCCAGAGTTCTCGCTGGAATCCGGAACGACCCTGCGTGAAGTGCCCGTCGCCTACCAGACCTGGGGCACGCTGAACGAAACCCGTGACAACGTCGTCGTCGTGTGTCATGCCCTGACCGGCAATACGGCGATCGACGACTGGTGGGGCGGGCTGCTCGGCCCCGGCAAAGCGCTCGACCCGGCCTGCCATTTTATCGTGGCGGCCAATGTGCCGGGATCGCCTTACGGTTCGGTTTCCCCGCTGACGCGCAATCCGGACACCGGGCGCGCCTATGGCGCCGGCTTCCCCATCTTTTCCATCCGCGACACCGTGCAGCTCCATCGCCGGCTGCTGGACGATCTCGGCGTCACGGGCGTCCAGCTCGTGATCGGCGGGTCGATGGGGGGGATGCAGGTTCTCGAGTGGGCGTTTTTGGGTCCGTATGTCCGCGCCATCGTACCCATCGCCGTCGGCGGCCGGCACTCGGCCTGGTGCATCGGCTGGAGCGAGATGCAGCGGCAGGCCATCTATGGCGATCCCAAATGGAACGACGGCCGGTACGACCCGGCGGACGGTCCCGTCGCCGGCCTTTCGGTGGCTCGTATGGCGGCCATGATATCCTATCGGTCCCATGCCTCGTTCCAGGATCGTTTCGGGCGCCGGCGGATGGCCGAAGAGCGGGAGGACGGCGCCTTTTCCATCGAGAGTTATCTGCGCTACCAGGGCGAAAAGCTCACGCAGCGCTTCGACGCCAACTGCTACGTTCGTCTGACGCAGCTGATGGACACGCACGATGTCGCCCGCGGCCGCGGCGCGTATCCCGACGTGCTCGCGCGCATCGAGCAGCCGGCGCTCATCATCGGCATTACCTCGGATCTGCTGTACCCGCTGGCCGAGCAGGAGGAGCTGCACGCCCACCTGCCCGACTCGGAGCTGTCGATCATCGAATCGTCCGACGGCCACGACGCCTTCCTCATCGAGGTCGACGCCATCAACGAGCGCGTCATGCGCTGGATGCACGACCGGGCGCTGTGCCGGGAGCACGAGCCGGCGCTGCCGCTTGCCGCGCATCGCTGATCCCCGTTTTTCCACGATCATCACCCGCCTCCACACCCACAAACAACCCATACGGGATGAAACACCCTGAATCCCCCCTTCGTGTCGGCATCCTGGGCGCCACCGGAGCCGTTGGCCAGAAGTTTGTCGAGCTGCTCCATGGCCATCCCTGGTTCACGGTCACGGCCCTCGCCGCGTCCTCGCGCTCGGCCGGCAAACCGTACGCCGAGGCCGTCAACTGGATTTCCTCGACGCCCATACCGGACGCCATCGCGCGCATGGACGTGCTGGAGGCGGCGCCGGGCATTCCGTGCGACGTCGTCTTCTCGGGGCTCGATGCCGCCGTCGCCGGCGATCTCGAGCGCGCCTTCGCCGAAGCCGGCTATGCCGTGATCTCGAACGCCAAGAATTACCGGATGCACGAGCAGGTACCGCTGCTGATCCCCGAGATCAACCCGGATCATACCGCGCTCATCGATCACCAGCCCTGGCGCGCCCACGGCGGGTTTATCGTGACCAACCCGAACTGCGCCACCGTCGGGCTCGTGGGCGCGTTGCGGCCGCTGGAAGATGCTTTCGGCATCGAGGCCATCCAGGTGACGACGATGCAGGCCATCTCGGGCGCCGGCTACCCGGGGGTGGCCTCGCTCGATATCCTCGGCAACGTCATTCCCTATATCGGGGGGGAGGAGGAGAAGATGGTGATCGAGCCTCTGAAGCTGCTCGGACGCATCCAGGGGGATCGCGTCGAGCCGGCGTCGATCCGGATCAGCGCCCAGTGCAACCGCGTCCCGGTGCTGGATGGGCACCTCGAGTGCGTATCGCTCAAGCTGCGCAAAACAGCCTCGATCGACGACGTGATCGCGGCGTTCCGCGGGTTCGACACGCCGGCGGCCGTCGCCGGACTGCCGTCCGCTCCCGAAACCTTCCTCCAGGTGTTCGATCAGGCGAACTACCCGCAGTCGCGCCGGCACGCGCACCTTGGGCGCGGCATGACGATCTCCGTCGGCCGCATTCGGCCCTGCGAAGTGCTCGACGTCAAGTTTGTCGTGCTCTCGCACAACACGATCCGCGGCGCCGCGGGCGGGGCCATCCTCAACGCCGAACTGCTGCTGCGCCAGGGCTACCTGAAGGCGGCGCGCGTCGGCAAGGAAGCTGTAGCCTGAGTATGCCCATGGCCTTCGACGTGCGGCAGGCTCGCCCCGCGGATGCGCCCGCGCTCTTCGCGATGTGGCGCGCGCTCATGGAACAGCACATGGCGCTCGAGCCCCGCTTTGTGCTGGCGGCGGACGCGGACCACCGCTGGCGCAACGACCTGGCGGTCTGGCTGGTCGACGATTTCCACCGGTTCTTCGTCGCGACTGACGACGGCCGGCCGGTGGGGTTCGTGCATGGCCAGCGCTGGCGTCCCTACCCGATTTACGGCGACGCGCTGGAGCTGTTCATCGCCGAGTTGTACGTCGATGAAGCGGTGCGGCGGTCGGGTCTGGGCGGGGCGCTGCTCGAACGGATGCGCGCCTGGGGGCGCGAGGTGCGCGCCGCCCGCCTGCGGCTCGGGGTGCTGTCGCGCAACGCGGAGGGCATGGCGTTCTGGGATGCGAGCGGCGCCCAGGCGCTGAGCGTCGAATACACGATCGAGCTCGAGCAAACCCCCGAATCGGCCCCCAAAAAGCCCGGCCGGCTGGGCTTTTTTTCTGGAACCTGAGCCGGACGATGGGGTACACCTCCCCATCGACAAAACGGGCCCGGCTCCGCATAGTCTTCACTTGACAGGCCGGGTTTGCGTTTCGTATCGTTGTCGTCCGCAAAGCGGAACTAGCTCAGCTGGTAGAGCGCAACCTTGCCAAGGTTGAGGTCGCGGGTTCGAGTCCCGTGTTCCGCTCAGAAAAGCCGTTCGATGCCTCGCATCGGACGGCTTTTTGTTTGATATCCGGCAACATGATCCACGGTCGGGGAACGCCTTGACGGATCGGGCATTTTTAAGAGACTTTCTTCACCCACATCGAACCCTACGCATGCGGTATCTATCTTCTCTCACGGCGCTCGCCCTGCTCCTCCTCGTGGCCGCCGGCTGCCAGTCCGATTCGCAGGACGCTACGGAAATGAAACAGGTCGCCCTCGTGGACGAGGCGCTTCCCACCATGATGGTCTACAAGAGCCCGACATGCGGCTGTTGCTCGAAGTGGGTCGAATACCTGCGCGCCAACGGCATGGAGGTCAAGACGCAGGATATCGAGGACATGGGGTCCATCAAGGAACGTTTCGGCGTTCCGGGCCGGCTCTCGTCGTGCCATACGGCCGTCGTCGGCGGGTACATCGTCGCGGGCCACGTGCCGATCGAGGACATCAAGAAGCTGCTGCAGGATCGCCTGAACGCAACCGGCATCACGGCGCCGGGCATGCCGGTCGGCTCGCCGGGCATGGAAGTGGAAGGCCGCGCGGCCGACAAATACGACATCATCCTGTTCGACGCGAACGGCAACCAGTCCGTCTTCGCCTCGCACTGAGCGGCGAGCCCGTCAGCGCACGTCGTACCGGTTGAAGGCGATCAGGGCGAGGGCGACCGCGCCGAAGGCGTAGAGGGTCAGGATGATCAGGTCGGCGGGGGATTGCTCGCTCTGATCGTGGCGTCCGGGCTGTACTGCGGCAAATCGCTCAGGTCCAGCGGCTCCGCCTTTTCGTTGCCGCCGATCCGCATGGTCATCCCGCCGGGGTTTTTCTGCCCGGATATAGGCCGTAAACGCGGTGCGGTAGGCGTACAGCGACTCGGTGAAGCGCCGCTTCAGGCCGAGATCCGTCCGTCCGAGCCGCATGGCGGCGAGCTGGTAGGCCGACGCCGGCGAGAAGCGTGACAGCGAGAAGCCGAGCGATTGCTGGACGGCGCGCACGTTGTTCAAGTCTCTCGTCCACCTTCCGGTTGTACTCCGCGATGTCGTTGTCCATCCGGCTCTGACGGTCGTCGTCCTCGACCATCCAGTCCCATTCGTGATCGGCGTCGTATTGCTTGCGCTCCGCCTCGCTCATACCTTCCTTGGCGCGCGCCCGGCTCTGGAACGATTCCGGACAGCTCCTCGAAAAACGCGCTCCGGCGTTCGCGCGCAAAGCCGTCCTTCCGGCTCTCGATCTCGCTGGCGGAGGGTACCTGCACAGCGCGAGGCGATCATCATGCCGCCGCGCGGCACGACGAGCACCATGGCGATCCAGAACACCAGGAGCGTCAGAAACGACATGGCGGATCGGTGGGTGAGGGTCGAAAACAGGACGCCCAGGCACAGAAAGGCCGTGAGATACAGCATCGAGTAGCCGGTGAGCTTGCCGAGCCGGAGCCAGTCGTCGCCGGCGAACGGGATGTTGAAGACCATCGGGAGGAGCACCCCGATGAGCATGGGGATGATCAGCGGGATCATAAGCCCCAGCCAGGCCCCGGCGATCTTGGCGGCGATGTACTGGGTTCGAGGCACGGCGTTCGCGAGCATCAGGCGGAGCGTGCCCGACTCCTTTTCGCCGCTGATCAGGTCATAGGCGAACACGATGGTGAGGAGCGAAAGCACCACCTGCACGATGAAGACGAAGTCGATGGCCCGGAACACCGCGAAGATCGGTTCGATGCTGTAGGCTCTGTTGCAGACGGACGTCCTGCCACGAACTGATCACCGAAAACCGCCCGATGTCGAAGTGAATCCCCGATGCGAAGATCTGCATCGCCTCCGGCTTGCGGTATACGCGCTGCCGGTTGCCGGAGCTGCCCCCATGAGGTCGCTTCCGACAGCTCCTGGCCGACCAGCGCCGTCGCGGCGGAATACTGCGCGCTGCTGTTGCGGTATTCGACGATGCCGGCGAAGATGCTGGTCAGGATCAGCACCGTGCAGGCCCCGAACGTCGCGACGAACTTGGGGCTCAGCAGCAGGTTCTGAGTTCTTTCTCAACGAGCAGGAAAAACATGGGCGTGGAAGAAGGTCATGAAAGTAAGGTCATGACAGTGAGGTCATGAAGGAGGGTCATGACAGTGAGGTCATGACAGTGAGGTCATGATGAGGGTCGCGACAGTGAGGTCATGAAAATAAGGTCGCGACAGTGGGAGTCATGAAAGTAAGGTCATGATTTGGTAGCTCCTGACCGCGCAGCAAATGACCGCGCAGCAAATGACCGCGCAGCAAATGACCGCGCAGCAAATGACCGCAAATGACCGCGCAGCAAATGACCGCGCAGCAC harbors:
- a CDS encoding GNAT family N-acetyltransferase; this translates as MAFDVRQARPADAPALFAMWRALMEQHMALEPRFVLAADADHRWRNDLAVWLVDDFHRFFVATDDGRPVGFVHGQRWRPYPIYGDALELFIAELYVDEAVRRSGLGGALLERMRAWGREVRAARLRLGVLSRNAEGMAFWDASGAQALSVEYTIELEQTPESAPKKPGRLGFFSGT
- a CDS encoding methyltransferase domain-containing protein, which translates into the protein MAINSDTVHFVKAFLRNPVGVGSIVPSAAELAAAMIDDVFVEPGDVVLELGPGTGAFTRHIHRMLPAGARYLGIECEGRFVTLLRQRYPDFSFVQGMAEDAPRHLEEAGMGQAKLIISSLPFASFASQVRNAIITSIDDLMAPGSVFRTFQYVHAYPLPTAVRFRRSMEERFGACHRSPAILPNVPPAFVLTWVR
- the metX gene encoding homoserine O-acetyltransferase → MPQTLILPEFSLESGTTLREVPVAYQTWGTLNETRDNVVVVCHALTGNTAIDDWWGGLLGPGKALDPACHFIVAANVPGSPYGSVSPLTRNPDTGRAYGAGFPIFSIRDTVQLHRRLLDDLGVTGVQLVIGGSMGGMQVLEWAFLGPYVRAIVPIAVGGRHSAWCIGWSEMQRQAIYGDPKWNDGRYDPADGPVAGLSVARMAAMISYRSHASFQDRFGRRRMAEEREDGAFSIESYLRYQGEKLTQRFDANCYVRLTQLMDTHDVARGRGAYPDVLARIEQPALIIGITSDLLYPLAEQEELHAHLPDSELSIIESSDGHDAFLIEVDAINERVMRWMHDRALCREHEPALPLAAHR
- a CDS encoding DUF411 domain-containing protein yields the protein MRYLSSLTALALLLLVAAGCQSDSQDATEMKQVALVDEALPTMMVYKSPTCGCCSKWVEYLRANGMEVKTQDIEDMGSIKERFGVPGRLSSCHTAVVGGYIVAGHVPIEDIKKLLQDRLNATGITAPGMPVGSPGMEVEGRAADKYDIILFDANGNQSVFASH
- the asd gene encoding aspartate-semialdehyde dehydrogenase, with product MKHPESPLRVGILGATGAVGQKFVELLHGHPWFTVTALAASSRSAGKPYAEAVNWISSTPIPDAIARMDVLEAAPGIPCDVVFSGLDAAVAGDLERAFAEAGYAVISNAKNYRMHEQVPLLIPEINPDHTALIDHQPWRAHGGFIVTNPNCATVGLVGALRPLEDAFGIEAIQVTTMQAISGAGYPGVASLDILGNVIPYIGGEEEKMVIEPLKLLGRIQGDRVEPASIRISAQCNRVPVLDGHLECVSLKLRKTASIDDVIAAFRGFDTPAAVAGLPSAPETFLQVFDQANYPQSRRHAHLGRGMTISVGRIRPCEVLDVKFVVLSHNTIRGAAGGAILNAELLLRQGYLKAARVGKEAVA
- a CDS encoding FAD-linked oxidase C-terminal domain-containing protein, whose amino-acid sequence is LDLSRMNRVLRVDVDDADCTVQAGVRRKQLNAELAPTGLFFPVDPGADATLGGMAATRASGTSSVRYGTMRDNVIALQVVLADGRLIETGSRARKSASGYDLTRLFVGSEGTLGVITEVTLRLYPVPAYVVAAVAPFGSLAEAVGVVVKVRRAGIPIGRIELLDALMIRGINAYAGLTHPEAPTLFMEFSGTREEVEGQLRQVEALVRAGGGRDFTWASDAGERAALWHARHNAHYAAKGLRPGARSKGTDVCVPLSRLAECLARVQADMAGTFLMAPLVGHVGDGNFHLQYLIDPERPEEVAESERLHEQLVRHALELGGTCSGEHGVGLGKTRFMAAEHGEALHVLHTIKQALDPAGLLNPGKMLPPA
- a CDS encoding ABC transporter permease, whose translation is MFRAIDFVFIVQVVLSLLTIVFAYDLISGEKESGTLRLMLANAVPRTQYIAAKIAGAWLGLMIPLIIPMLIGVLLPMVFNIPFAGDDWLRLGKLTGYSMLYLTAFLCLGVLFSTLTHRSAMSFLTLLVFWIAMVLVVPRGGMMIASRCAGTLRQRDREPEGRLCARTPERVFRGAVRNRSRAGRAPRKV